The following are encoded together in the Malaya genurostris strain Urasoe2022 chromosome 3, Malgen_1.1, whole genome shotgun sequence genome:
- the LOC131434565 gene encoding uncharacterized protein LOC131434565, whose amino-acid sequence MGSPLSPILAELVIENLINTVKKDLTFNTPILKKYVDDFILALPKSEVQNTLQKFNSYNPHIQFTLEEESDNKLPFLDTLVIRQNNQTISTKWYSKPISSGRLLNYHSFHPMLMKMNVATNFIERVTKLDTTQTMDQQKHTIFQYLRQNNYPASLINRLINKIRKKSSSTTTPKTNSQIISSLNENLPANPDIPTQPTIASCSSTDQRNTIYRSIPHINQLTTAISTYLKKDYPFIKLAPKTIHTTNKYLPPIKDPVPTLQQARVIYSIPCNTCDKCYIGMTSNQLKVRLSGHKSNITKYLKLMSDRPGDIDSEIAKLKEKTALVDHVIRYQHNFDLSQTKIIDRSFKSTSLPILEMCHIVNTPNTINHRTDIDGLSTTYAGVLHTVKTTHSKISRSKAQQNDKLPSHHSHSSSVTQISSLNSAPSNHLPTIFESDVR is encoded by the coding sequence ATGGGCAGCCCTTTATCACCCATTCTAGCTGAGTTGGTTATAGAAAATTTGATAAACACAGTTAAAAAGGATCTAACGTTCAACACACCTATACTTAAAAAGTATGTGGATGATTTCATACTCGCATTACCAAAATCAGAAGTACAAAATACACTACAAAAGTTCAACAGCTATAATCCCCACATACAGTTCACATTAGAGGAGGAAAGTGATAACAAACTACCGTTCTTAGACACCTTGGTAATCCGTCAAAACAACCAAACCATATCAACAAAATGGTATTCAAAGCCGATATCATCCGGACGACTACTAAACTACCATTCGTTCCACCCGATGCTGATGAAAATGAACGTAGCAACAAATTTTATTGAACGAGTTACCAAACTTGATACAACTCAGACAATGGACCAACAAAAGCAcaccatttttcaatatctccgTCAAAACAACTATCCCGCATCACTCATAAACCGTTTGATAaataaaattcgcaaaaaatcatcatcaaccACTACACCAAAAACCAATAGTCAAATCATCAGCTCATTAAATGAAAACCTTCCTGCTAACCCCGATATACCCACACAACCAACAATAGCCAGCTGTTCCAGCACTGATCAACGAAATACCATATATAGATCCATACCACATATCAATCAACTCACAACAGCAATATCAACATATTTGAAAAAAGACTATCCGTTCATCAAACTCGCACCGAAAACCATCCATACAACAAATAAATATTTACCACCGATCAAAGATCCAGTTCCTACACTCCAACAGGCACGTGTCATCTACAGCATTCCGTGCAACACATGCGACAAATGTTACATAGGAATGACTTCAAATCAACTAAAAGTGCGGCTCAGTGGACATAAATCAAATATAACTAAATACTTAAAACTAATGTCAGACAGACCTGGAGACATAGATAGCGAAATAGCAAAATTAAAGGAAAAAACCGCACTGGTAGATCATGTCATACGGTACCAAcataattttgatttaagtcAGACTAAAATCATAGATCGTAGTTTCAAATCCACCTCCTTACCCATATTAGAAATGTGTCATATTGTAAACACTCCTAACACTATCAATCACCGCACAGATATAGACGGTTTAAGTACTACATACGCAGGCGTACTCCACACAGTTAAAACTACCCACTCTAAGATCTCTAGATCAAAAGCACAACAGAATGATAAATTACCATCTCACCATTCTCACTCAAGCTCAGTCACACAAATAAGTTCACTGAATTCAGCACCATCTAATCATTTACCCACCATCTTTGAAAGTGACGTTAGGTAG